The Corylus avellana chromosome ca8, CavTom2PMs-1.0 genome has a segment encoding these proteins:
- the LOC132191005 gene encoding uncharacterized protein LOC132191005, whose amino-acid sequence MEDKTRHPHSAHNDETEIVRSTRDLPPAHYIFRIKNFSLLLEMEDEKCDSGQFELGGYQWKLVLYPNGKKNSNGNGHISLYLGIASTDDLSLGWEVNVNIRFFVFDQVRDNYLSVQDVNGRVRRFHNLKTEWGFAQLLSHDTLNDPSNGYLVDDMCVFGVEVFVIKATCKGESLSMVNEPQHDYFTWKIDKFTDMKDEEYYSEHFIVKGQRWKLNLYPKGSGTGLGTCLSLYLILDGSKSLPHNRKVYAKYKLRIRDQINSNHLENTAEYWFCGTNIGYGCTEFLTLGDLRDTSKGYLVGDALFIECKIDVISVVEDFSSN is encoded by the exons ATGGAAGATAAAACTCGCCATCCTCACTCTGCTCACAATGATGAAACTG aAATCGTACGATCAACTAGAGATCTCCCACCCGCTCATTATATATTTCGAATCAAGAATTTCTCATTACTGTTAGAGATGGAAGATGAAAAATGTGACTCCGGCCAGTTTGAACTTGGCGGCTACCAATG GAAATTGGTACTTTACCCAAATGGGAAAAAGAATAGCAATGGGAACGGTCACATCTCTCTATACTTGGGAATAGCAAGTACCGATGATCTTTCACTTGGGTGGGAGGTTAATGTGAACATAAGATTCTTTGTGTTTGATCAAGTCCGAGACAATTACCTGAGTGTTCAAG ATGTAAATGGGAGAGTAAGACGCTTTCATAATTTGAAGACTGAATGGGGATTCGCCCAGTTGCTTTCTCATGATACTCTCAATGATCCTTCAAATGGTTATCTTGTGGATGACATGTGTGTCTTTGGGGTGGAAGTTTTTGTTATCAAAGCTACTTGTAAAGGGGAGAGTTTGTCGATGGTAAATGAACCTCAACATGATTATTTCACTTGGAAGATTGACAAGTTTACTGACATGAAAGATGAGGAATACTACTCGGAGCATTTCATTGTTAAAGGGCAAAGATG GAAGTTGAATCTCTATCCGAAGGGAAGTGGAACAGGATTAGGCACATGCTTGTCTCTCTATCTCATTCTAGATGGTTCAAAAAGTCTTCCTCATAACAGAAAAGTGTACGCAAAATACAAGCTGCGTATAAGGGACCAAATCAATAGCAATCATCTTGAAAATACAG CTGAGTATTGGTTTTGTGGTACCAACATCGGTTATGGTTGCACCGAATTTTTGACACTGGGAGATCTCAGGGACACGTCAAAGGGCTACTTAGTTGGTGATGCTTTGTTTATTGAATGCAAAATTGATGTTATATCCGTTGTTGAGGATTTCTCCTCAAATTAG
- the LOC132191002 gene encoding MATH domain and coiled-coil domain-containing protein At1g31390-like produces MSRKLVLYPNGKVKSHGTAYISLYLEIAATEGLPLGSEVNMNIRFFVFDQIRNKYLSIQDVSGRVRRFHNLKTEWEFDQLLSYDTLNDLSNSYLVDDSCAFRVEVFIIKCTGKGECSSMIKEPQSNYFTWRIDNYTDMKDQIYYSEHFTVEGRRWKLSLYPKGNGTGVGTCLSLYLCLGESETLPPNKKLCAKYKLRVKDQIHGNHHEKTVERWFSDPSIVYGIYEYFPLRDLLDASKGYLVLNGLHIECIIDAVSILF; encoded by the exons ATGTCTAGGAAATTAGTACTCTATCCAAATGGGAAAGTGAAGAGCCATGGGACCGCTTACATTTCTCTATACTTGGAAATAGCAGCTACCGAGGGTCTTCCACTTGGGTCGGAGGTTAACATGAACATAAGATTCTTTGTGTTTGATCAAATCCGAAACAAGTACCTTAGCATTCAAG ATGTGAGTGGGAGAGTAAGACGCTTTCACAACTTGAAGACTGAATGGGAATTCGATCAATTGCTTTCCTATGATACTCTCAATGATCTATCAAATAGTTATCTTGTCGATGACAGTTGTGCCTTTAGGGTagaagtttttattattaaatgtaCCGGTAAAGGAGAGTGTTCGTCAATGATAAAGGAACCACAAAGTAACTATTTCACTTGGAGGATTGACAACTATACAGACATGAAAGATCAAATTTATTACTCTGAGCATTTCACTGTTGAAGGGCGAAGATG GAAGTTGAGTCTCTATCCGAAGGGAAATGGAACAGGAGTAGGCACATGCTTATCTCTCTATCTCTGCTTAGGTGAatccgaaactcttcctcccaACAAAAAATTGTGTGCAAAATACAAGCTGCGAGTAAAGGACCAAATCCATGGCAATCACCATGAGAAGACAG TTGAGCGCTGGTTCTCTGATCCTAGCATCGTTTATGGTATCTACGAGTATTTTCCATTGAGAGATCTCCTGGACGCATCGAAGGGTTACTTGGTGCTTAATGGTTTGCACATTGAATGTATAATTGATGCCGTATCCATTCTCTTTTAA
- the LOC132191003 gene encoding uncharacterized protein LOC132191003, translating to MEVAIQPRSVENVVSRGKVCIIAKLLSERYVGKEIIRRQLIKGWRPTGHLSFKVIGENLFLVEFEKEWDKVRVLEGRPWIFEGILFSVEDFDGLSSPSDIVFDQAVFWVRMFNLPLACMGKEVGFQIGATMGTVEEVDTDEDGVGWGEYLRVRIRIDVKKPLARGRVINLLGKQVLIGFRYEKLPKYCFDCGKIWHGREGCTIRGGYRVKESEKQYGPWLRVPSLRRQKEYQQSHHSAWHDEELGGVKKFLEGEVLARAVASFQTEVVKRRRLRRKIQAIRIFR from the coding sequence ATGGAGGTGGCAATACAACCACGGTCGGTGGAGAATGTAGTATCACGTGGGAAAGTTTGCATTATAGCGAAATTGCTTTCAGAGCGCTATGTGGGAAAAGAGATTATACGACGGCAGTTGATTAAGGGATGGCGTCCAACAGGACACCTTTCCTTCAAGGTGATAGGAGAGAATTTGTTCTTGGTGGAATTTGAGAAGGAGTGGGACAAAGTAAGGGTCTTGGAAGGGCGGCCATGGATCTTCGAAGGAATTCTGTTTTCCGTCGAAGATTTCGATGGTTTATCTTCACCATCTGACATCGTATTTGATCAGGCGGTTTTCTGGGTTAGAATGTTCAACCTTCCATTGGCGTGCATGGGAAAGGAGGTGGGTTTTCAAATCGGAGCCACGATGGGTACGGTGGAGGAAGTAGATACTGATGAGGATGGAGTGGGGTGGGGGGAATACTTAAGAGTTCGAATCAGAATTGATGTCAAGAAACCTCTTGCTCGCGGCCGAGTCATCAATCTCCTCGGCAAACAAGTTCTTATTGGCTTTCGTTATGAGAAGCTGCCTAAGTATTGTTTTGATTGTGGGAAAATCTGGCATGGACGAGAAGGATGTACGATTAGAGGAGGTTATCGAGTTAAGGAGTCGGAAAAACAATATGGTCCTTGGCTCCGAGTACCCTCACTAAGACGGCAGAAAGAATACCAACAATCACACCATTCGGCGTGGCATGATGAAGAGTTAGGGGGGGTCAAAAAGTTTCTGGAGGGAGAAGTGCTTGCACGAGCAGTAGCCAGTTTTCAGACGGAAGTGGTGAAGCGCCGTCGTCTAAGGCGGAAGATACAGGCGATCAGGATTTTCCGATAA
- the LOC132191006 gene encoding MATH domain and coiled-coil domain-containing protein At3g58210-like, with product MSRSLVLYPNGKKNSNVNGHISLFLAIAATNDLSLGWEVNVHIRFFVFDQIRDKYLSIHDASGRVRRFHKLKTEWGFHQLLSHDTLNDLSNGYLIDDICVFGVEVFVIKCNSKGESLSMINEPQSNIFTWKIDNFTASKDEAYNSEHFTVEGRRWKLRLYPKGYGTGAGTCLSLFLRFGDSETLPSNKKLYAKYKLRVRDQIHGNHHEKTVDHWFYDPSIGYGVHEFLSLRDLQDASKGYLVRDGLFIECKIYAISIPF from the exons ATGTCTAGGAGTTTGGTACTTTACCCAAATGGGAAAAAGAATAGTAATGTGAACGGTCACATCTCTCTATTCTTGGCAATAGCAGCTACCAATGACCTTTCACTTGGCTGGGAGGTTAATGTGCACATAAGATTCTTTGTGTTTGATCAAATCCGAGACAAGTACCTTAGTATTCACG ATGCAAGTGGGAGGGTAAGACGCTTCCATAAATTGAAGACAGAATGGGGATTCCATCAGTTGCTTTCTCATGATACTCTCAATGATTTATCAAATGGTTATCTTATTGACGACATTTGTGTCTTTGGGGTGGAAGTTTTTGTTATTAAATGTAACAGTAAAGGGGAGAGTTTGTCAATGATAAATGAACCTCAAAGTAATATTTTTACTTGGAAGATTGACAACTTTACGGCCTCCAAAGATGAAGCTTATAACTCTGAGCATTTCACTGTTGAAGGGCGAAGATG GAAGTTGAGACTCTATCCGAAAGGATATGGAACAGGAGCAGGCACATGCTTGTCACTTTTTCTCCGCTTTGGTGATTCAGAAACTCTTCCTTCCAACAAAAAATTGTATGCAAAATACAAGCTACGAGTAAGGGACCAAATCCATGGCAATCACCATGAAAAGACAG TTGACCACTGGTTCTATGATCCTAGCATCGGTTATGGTGTCCACGAGTTTTTGTCATTGAGAGATCTCCAGGACGCATCAAAGGGCTACTTGGTGCGTGATGGTTTGTTCATTGAATGTAAAATCTATGCCATATCcattcctttttaa